The following is a genomic window from Bombus fervidus isolate BK054 chromosome 15, iyBomFerv1, whole genome shotgun sequence.
TTCTTGTAACAGCCAGGTTGTCTTATACCAGCTATTTATTAGACATTTGTGTGATTTGATTTTTCTTATGTCATGTCTTCTTTCAAACTGATTACATTATTGAAcatgttaatataatatataatataagactACAAAaactatttatgtatatatcttaCTTCTACAGGTAACACAGAAATCGTGCGTAACAACAGTTCCAACATAGGAAGAGAATCATAAGACAACATCTGTGTCAATTCCTctacaacatttttatttttatcattatttccAACTATACTAACATTTGCTACGTATCCAGCTAACTGAAACCATAGAATTCATTACTTTATTATCTCTACAAgttaaattatatcaaataaattcaaataggAGATATTACCGCTTGACAAAGTTTAGACAGAACAACCTTTGGCATGTTTGGCTGCTTCATAAAGTTTATTAAACGCTCCTGCAGGGCAGGATATTCACTCTTGGGCACTTCATCCCATTGTTTGGAAATTTTGGCATGTAATGTGGTAGCCGCATAAAATTGTGCTTCTCTTGACTATGATAAAAATGAGGACTATTATTTCCAATAAGATATCAATATCCCatggataaaataatatattccaTTACTTTAGAGGAATGAAGAAGATCCCAAACAAAAGTCCAAGCTTCCGGAGAAGTCTGAACTTTGAGCAACCATGAGTGAACGTCGTTATTTCCCTCCGCGTAGAACTGTTTCACAGCTTGGTCGATTACACTTGCATAATCCATCGCAAATTATTTATTGGTCTGATAAATAATCTTATAATCAATAATTATCTAAAAGCCTAAACTTAGTAGGATTtcattatatacaaataacgatttctttcgttcaatttcgttgaaattttgtatttagtTCGTTTCACCGTATCTATCGATAACAACTtttctatcattttctttgtaaatcatttaaaacgtgttaaaatttattgcaTGTAAAACTACTTAATCCCTGTTTACACGCTTTCCCTCGATCGCTTTGTAGATTTCACAATTGTTCACGGAAACATCTTTCGTTGTCGATGACAGCGCCATTACGTGTTTAAAAGCAACccaaaattttattccgttTTCAATCGGCGATAAGTCCAACATTGCATACTCAAGAAAAGCTTTGATTTGAAAGAGCCAGATGATTAGCAAAAAAAACCCTATATATGCCTTTCTTATGTATTTTAAAGGTATGTGGTGAATTTATATGTCAAACGAATCCATGTGAACACGGACCTAATAACATAACTTCAAAAGTTCGACAGCTAACATCAGTACTACGTTgcgtatgtataatatgtatgtgTTAGAGACACCTTGACCGTTACACTTGTTAAAATTCCAGAATTTGGAAAGTTTAAATGTTTTAACCATACGATATAATCTTTATcggattatttcaattattatgtatCATAACCTCTTCATTATGTTGTCGTTACTTCTTTactgttaatttttatttttatagaaaattctcGATGAATGTGTTTGTAAACTGTCTTCCTCATGAAAAGAGTAGCTACTACTATGGATGACTCCAAGGATCTATTTAGTAAAGGTATAAATAGAATCTTGTCACTCTTTTGCCACTATTTAAGATAATAATTGTTATCTATTGTTAATGTGTAAGCAGTAGCTCTTGTAGAGCGTAACATTCAACCGCAAGGTATTCCACTAAATGATCCAGAAGCTGTGGGTAAAACTTCTCGACAAGATTTAATTGCATTGGCaacagaaatagaaaaagcaGACAACTTTGTTAAAGCAAATGCTTGCAGCAAATTACAAGTAATTGTAGACCAAATAAGGTACCTGAAGAAACAGGCTGAAAATATTCTCACAGAAGCTGATTGGAACATGAAATTGCATCATGTTCcttgtaattttgtaaaacatCCTGGACACGTGTATCATTTGTATCAAAAAGAAGCTGGTCAGCTTTACTTATCTATGATTAGTCcagaagtaaataaattatgcttttaaataattccagaatttaaaaagatatgtGAAAAGTccaactattttatatttcaggaATGGGCTATATCAAATTCTGGACCAGTTCAGACTCACAAAGGTTCCTACAGACTAGAACATGATCATTCATGGACACCTGTAGAAGAGACTGATAAGAAGAACAAGGAAATGACTATATTGGCTCAACTTTGGTCCAATATTTCAACAAATGCATTGAAAAGTATtgatttaaatgtaaatatgtaaaaatgatATGTAACATaactgttttaaataaatcattcatttgaaatgtatttccaactaaaatttaaattatatttattacttccTTAGATTAAATATGTGGGGAGGAACTATGCATGTGCGATCTACATTAccattttacataatttatcaattacaCTTTTCATACTAATTCGTAGAGTACTActattttcgagaaattaaatgtatgagaaaatacaatttctaaaagatgatctatatattatacacattCTGCGTTtaataaaggaaatatttcatatattaacGAATTACGAAGCAAAGATACAATTCTATCAATAATCGATTCTTCGAATAATACTTTCTTTAGTGTGAAAAATATCTCTATTATAGTCATATAAAGGCATACTAAGTTTCCCCCTCCTTGATCTTATACGTGAGAATAAATCAGTCGTCGTACCTAAtacaatttgtttctttcttacaGTAACtgtgaaaataataatctgaTTCTTTCACTGTTTTCTTTGCGCGGGACATCATGCAAACGATTACTTTGGGGACATAAAATTATCGTACAAAGTAGTACGAATGATCAACGAACACTCAATTTCTTCAAGGTATCTGTGGAAGTTTAATCTAAAAACGGTCGAAAGAACTCAATGAAGCAGCATAGACTATCACCATGAATCACGGTGATTTTACTTCGATTTCTTATGATGGCGCATACGTCATGTTGTGTTCACTTTATGCGCTGAAACAGACCAATTTTTcttgttaatatttataaaaattatagtcacagttatcattatatattatctaatTTAGTTCTTACATGGTAATGGTATTCTGACTGGTGCATTATCTTTGACTATGCATTCGTGTGTTTGATTACGAAATAGATATTGTATTAACAATTGTTTCTCTTCTCCTACACATGGATCATAAAACCCTGGCAGTTCACTCTGCAATATGGGAacatacaataattttattttttacaaaaaaaagatacattatttttaactaATTTTACGAAACATACCTTAGATGCATCATAAAGGATTAACTTTGAATCCTTTACCAAACATTGTAAAGGGATGGTTACATCTATTACTTCGTCTCTACGTATAGTCTGCTGCTCAGAGTTGTACTGATCTTGCTGAGGGTAGACAAATCTTCCATACAGAGCTTTCGTGATAATTAATCCCTTCTTTGATTCTTCTGTAGCTCTTATCCTACTCACGGTGGCTTTCATTAATTTGGTAGCGCTCTCtgcttctttttgtttttccatCATCCTCGTCTTGTTTacctccttctctttttctttttcacg
Proteins encoded in this region:
- the LOC139995145 gene encoding uncharacterized protein C1orf50 homolog — encoded protein: MKRVATTMDDSKDLFSKVALVERNIQPQGIPLNDPEAVGKTSRQDLIALATEIEKADNFVKANACSKLQVIVDQIRYLKKQAENILTEADWNMKLHHVPCNFVKHPGHVYHLYQKEAGQLYLSMISPEEWAISNSGPVQTHKGSYRLEHDHSWTPVEETDKKNKEMTILAQLWSNISTNALKSIDLNVNM